A part of Deinococcus cellulosilyticus NBRC 106333 = KACC 11606 genomic DNA contains:
- a CDS encoding c-type cytochrome translates to MSWRMLLVFVSLSCAAGAVFTETETLTPRPTYQKDTQPILQKHCVACHSTGGIAPFSLESFQAAASRADLIAYVTTEKIMPPWMPGGKTPPLKNERKLTDHEIQTLALWAAAGAPEK, encoded by the coding sequence ATGTCCTGGCGCATGTTGCTGGTTTTTGTTTCGCTGTCCTGTGCCGCAGGAGCGGTGTTCACCGAAACAGAAACCCTCACCCCCAGACCCACCTACCAGAAAGACACCCAGCCCATCTTGCAGAAGCACTGTGTGGCCTGCCACAGCACAGGGGGAATTGCTCCCTTCAGCCTGGAGTCCTTTCAGGCAGCAGCATCACGGGCAGACCTGATTGCTTACGTGACCACCGAGAAGATCATGCCACCGTGGATGCCGGGAGGCAAAACCCCTCCACTGAAAAACGAACGAAAATTGACCGACCATGAGATCCAGACCCTGGCCCTCTGGGCCGCTGCCGGAGCACCTGAGAAATGA
- a CDS encoding sensor histidine kinase — protein sequence MAVSTPLSVVRQLLLFTFVVSALFRTAYAVRYMHILPALELTVDALVVGGILLFFHALSRNRLLVATLALLAQFAAVLLIAQVSAALLAPAVITGGIILQLRFLLPLQVVLPLGWLLAVPISMHSVMVGVRAPVELGLWQWWVVWSVAFTLSLLAADALIREAQAREELALAHEQLSAYLPVVAQHARLQERTRLARDMHDAVGHQLVALQMRLSLCDTLFDDHLEQARTELQKARDLTREVLSETRRAVTALRPLAVEEKGLVNALHDLQQQLPTLRLHVKVQGQEKQSTEAEQDLAYRLVQEALTNTSKHAAQAQNAYIELVWLDGGMRLQVEDDGSCPEQLQFGFGLQHLQRRVLEMDGTFQAGRGVRGGFQVQALIPFQEVPL from the coding sequence ATGGCCGTTTCCACACCCCTTTCTGTGGTCAGGCAGCTTCTGCTGTTCACATTTGTGGTTTCCGCCCTTTTTCGCACAGCATATGCGGTGCGTTACATGCACATCCTGCCTGCACTAGAGTTGACTGTGGACGCTCTGGTGGTGGGAGGAATTCTGCTCTTTTTCCATGCCCTGAGCAGGAACCGTCTGCTGGTGGCAACGCTGGCCCTGCTGGCACAATTTGCCGCAGTGCTGTTGATTGCCCAGGTTTCTGCTGCCCTGCTTGCACCTGCAGTCATCACCGGAGGGATCATCCTGCAGTTGCGGTTTCTGCTGCCTCTGCAGGTGGTGTTGCCCCTGGGGTGGCTCCTGGCGGTGCCCATCTCCATGCATTCGGTGATGGTGGGGGTGCGTGCACCCGTGGAACTCGGGCTGTGGCAGTGGTGGGTGGTGTGGTCGGTGGCGTTCACTCTGTCCTTGCTGGCCGCAGACGCCCTGATCCGGGAGGCCCAGGCCAGAGAGGAACTGGCCCTGGCCCATGAACAGCTCAGTGCCTACCTTCCGGTGGTCGCCCAGCATGCAAGGCTGCAGGAGCGCACCCGACTGGCCCGTGACATGCACGATGCTGTGGGGCATCAACTGGTGGCCTTGCAGATGCGCCTGAGCCTCTGTGACACCCTGTTCGACGACCATCTGGAACAGGCCAGAACCGAGTTGCAAAAAGCCAGGGACCTCACCCGTGAAGTGCTCTCCGAAACCCGCAGGGCTGTGACGGCCCTGCGTCCCCTTGCTGTGGAAGAAAAAGGGCTGGTGAACGCCCTGCACGATCTGCAGCAGCAACTTCCCACCCTCAGACTGCATGTGAAAGTTCAGGGCCAGGAGAAGCAGTCCACCGAGGCCGAACAGGATCTGGCCTACCGTCTGGTGCAGGAAGCCCTCACCAACACCAGCAAACATGCAGCACAGGCCCAGAATGCTTACATCGAGCTGGTCTGGCTGGATGGAGGCATGCGGCTCCAGGTCGAGGATGATGGAAGCTGCCCGGAACAGCTGCAGTTTGGTTTTGGCCTGCAACACCTGCAAAGACGCGTGCTGGAAATGGATGGGACATTTCAGGCAGGTCGAGGTGTTCGGGGAGGCTTTCAGGTCCAGGCCCTCATTCCTTTTCAGGAGGTCCCTCTATGA
- a CDS encoding response regulator transcription factor encodes MNPIRVLITDDQALMREGLALLLSRNTELQVVGLAGHGKEALELTETLHPDVVLMDVRMPVMDGITATRELLRKHPNLKVILLTTFDDDTAIVEGARAGAHAYLLKDADPAAVAQAVTAVMSGEQRFYVPVASSTERIVAQRLSMPKDVEALSPREKDVLNLMAAGLENKRIAKALNLSESTVKNYVSTILAKLGVTDRTKAVLKAVALGWLAAPR; translated from the coding sequence ATGAATCCCATCCGTGTGCTCATCACCGACGACCAGGCCCTGATGCGGGAAGGTCTGGCCCTCCTGCTGTCCCGCAACACCGAACTGCAGGTGGTGGGGCTTGCTGGACATGGCAAAGAGGCCCTGGAATTGACCGAAACCCTGCACCCGGACGTGGTGCTGATGGATGTGCGAATGCCGGTCATGGATGGCATCACTGCCACACGCGAACTGCTGCGAAAGCATCCCAACCTGAAGGTCATTTTGCTCACCACCTTCGATGACGACACGGCCATTGTGGAAGGGGCACGCGCAGGTGCACACGCCTACCTGCTCAAGGACGCCGATCCTGCAGCTGTGGCACAGGCAGTCACTGCAGTGATGAGTGGAGAGCAGCGGTTTTACGTTCCAGTGGCCAGTTCCACCGAGCGCATTGTGGCCCAGCGCCTGTCCATGCCAAAGGATGTCGAAGCCCTGTCTCCCAGAGAAAAGGACGTGCTGAACCTGATGGCTGCAGGACTGGAGAACAAACGCATCGCGAAAGCGCTGAACCTCTCGGAATCGACGGTCAAGAATTACGTGTCCACCATTCTGGCAAAGCTTGGAGTGACAGACCGCACCAAGGCCGTCCTGAAGGCTGTGGCCCTGGGATGGCTCGCTGCACCCCGCTGA